The genomic DNA CGTGCGGGGAGGACCTGACGCGCGCGTGCGTCGAGGACTTCATGAACCGCGCCGAGCCCTACGACGCGGGCGGACTGCTGCTGCCCGCCCAATTCGAGCAGGTGCCGGAGCCGCCGAAGACCCGGCCCACGTGCGTGTCGGCGGCCCGCTGGCAGGACGACGCAGACGGCGGTGCCGGCGGCTGGGTCAGCCAGGGCGAGATGACGGACAACTGCTTCACGGTGCCGCAGCTCCCGTACCGGCCCTGACCGGCCCAGAGACCGGCCCCGACCGTGCCCGTACCGGCTCTGACCTGCCGTGATGCCGGGCGGCCACGGCTGTGCGACGCTGTTGCGGGGGACTGCCCGCACCCGTCCCGAGGTACACCATGCGGATCTCCTTCCTGATCAGCAACGCGTACGCAGTCGGGGGCACCGTCCGCACCACCTTCACCCTCGCCCGCGCGCTCGCCGAGCAGCACGACGTGGAGATCGTCTCGGTCTTCCGGCGCGAGGACGAGCCGTTCTTCGACGCCGGGCCGCACGTGCCCGTACGCGCCCTCCTCGACGCCCGCCCCGGCAGCCCCCGCTACGCCGCCGACGACCCCGACCACGCCCGCCCCGCGCGCCACTACCCGCCCGCGGACGGCCGCTACGGGCAGTACAGCGTGCTCACCGACCGGCTGCTGGCCACGCACCTGCGGCACCTCGGCGCCGACGCGGTCATCGGCACCCGCCCCGGGCTCAACGTCGCCCTCGCCCGGCACACCCGCCGCGGCGTGCTGCGCGTCGGGCAGGAGCACCTGACGTTCGCCTCCCACCCGCGGCAGTTGCGGGTGGCGCTGAGCGCCGCGTACCCGCGGCTGCACGCCGTCGTCACCATGACGGAGGCCGACGCCCGCGCGTACCACGAGCACCTGCGGCTGCCGGGCGTGGCGGTGACCGCCATCCCCAACGGCGTGCCGGCCCCCGGTGTGCCGCCGTCCGACAACACCGCCCGCTGCGTCGTGGCCGCCGGCCGGCTGGCGCCGCTCAAGCACTTCGACCACCTGGTCAAGGCGTTCGACCGGGTCGCGGACGCGCACCCCGACTGGCAGTTGCGGATCTACGGCACCGGCCCCCGCCACGACGCGCTGCGCGCCCAGATCGACCGCCTCGGCCTGTACAACCACGTCCTCCTCATGGGCGCCGTGCACCCGATGGAGGCGGAGTGGCCGAGGGGCTCGATCGCCGCGCACACCTCGGTGCTGGAGTCGTTCGGGCTGTCCATCGCCGAGGCGATGCGCGGCGGCCTGCCGGTCGTGGCGACCGACTGCCCGCTCGGCCCGCGCGAGATCATCCATGACGGCGAGGACGGCATCCTCGTGCCGCCGCGCAAGCCGGCGGCCGTCGCCCGCGGGCTGCTGCGGCTCATCGGCGACGAGGACCTGCGCCAGGAGATGGGCACCGCGGCGCTGGCGAACGCCGCGCGCTTCGACCCGGCGCGCGCCGCGGAGCGCTACGACGACCTCTTCGCCCGCCTGCACGCCCACCGCCCGACGCTGCCGCTGACCGGCACGGTGCTCGGCGGGTTGTACGCCCACCGCACCCGGGAGGACGCGGCGGCCGCCTGAGGGGCCGCCCGCCGGAGCGCGTCCGCGCCCTCGCTACGGCTCCCGCGACCCCTGCCCGTCCCCCTGCCCGTCCCGCTGCTCCGGCTCCTCCCGCCGCGCCGTGGCGACGGCGTAGGGGTGGTGCAGGTCGAAGGCCGGGGACTCGGAGCGGATCGGCGGCAGGGTGGTGAAGTTGTGCCGCGGGGGCGGGCACGACGTGGCCCACTCCAGGGAGCGGCCGAAGCCCCACGGGTCGTCCACGTCGACCTTCTCGCCCTCCTTGGCCGTGTGCCACAGGTTGTACAGGAACGGCAGTGTGGAGGCGCCGAGCAGGAAGGCGCCGATGGTGGAGATCGTGTTGAGCGTGGTGAAGCCGTCGGCGTCGAGGTAGTCCGCGTACCGCCGCGGCATGCCCTCCACGCCCAGCCAGTGGTGCACGAGGAACGTGGCGTGGAAGCCGACGAAGAGGGTCCAGAAGTGGATCTTCCCCAGCCGCTCGTCCAGCATCTTTCCGGTGAACTTCGGCCACCAGAAGTAGAAGCCCGCGAACGTCGCGAACACCACCGTCCCGAAGACCACGTAGTGGAAGTGGCCGACGACGAAGTACGTGTCCGTCACATGGAAGTCCAGCGGCGGCGAGGCCAGCAGCACGCCCGTGAGACCGCCGAAGAGGAAGCTGACCAGGAACCCGATCGCCCACAGCATCGGCGTCTCGAACGACAGCGAGCCGTTGACCATCGTGCCGATCCAGTTGAAGAACTTCACCCCCGTGGGCACCGCGATCAGGAACGACGCGAGGGAGAAGAACGGCAGCAGCACCGCCCCGGTGGCGAACATGTGGTGCGCCCAGACCATGATCGACAGACCCGTGATCGCGATGGTGGCGGCGACCAGCATCACGTAGCCGAAGATCGGCTTGCGGGAGAAGACCGGGATGATCTCGCTGATGATGCCGAAGAACGGCAGCGCGATGATGTAGACCTCCGGGTGGCCGAAGAACCAGAACATGTGCTGCCACAGCACCGCTCCGCCCACGGCCCCGTCGAAGACGACCGAGCCGAAGCGCCGGTCGGACTCCAGCACCAGCAGCGCCGCGGCCAGCACCGGGAACGCCATCAGTACGAGGATCGAGGTGAACAGGGTGTTCCAGGTGAAGATCGGCATCCGGAACATCGTCATGCCGGGCGCGCGCATCGTGACGATCGTGGTGAGGAAGTTGACCGCGCCCAGGATGGTGCCGAAGCCCGCCAGCGCCAGTCCCATGATCCACAGGTCCGCGCCCACGCCGGGGGAGTGCACCGGGCCGTTCAGCGGCGCGTACGCGAACCAGCCGAAGTCCGCGGGCCCGCTCGGCGTCAGATAGCTGCTCAGCACGATCAGCCCGCCGAAGAGGAACAGCCAGTACGACAGCATGTTCAGCCGCGGGAACGCCACGTCGGGCGCGCCGATCTGCAGCGGCATGATCTCGTTGGCGAACCCGGCGAACGTCGGGGTGGCGAAGAGCAGCAGCATGATCGTGCCGTGGATCGTGAACGACTGGTTGAACTGCTCGTGGCTGAGGATCTGCATCCCCGGCCTGGCCAGCTCCGCCCGCATCACCATCGCGAGCAGGCCGGCGAAGAGGAAGAAGATGAATGAGGTGATCAGGTAGAGATGCCCGATCTTCTTGTGGTCCGTGGTGGTCAGCCAGTCCACGACCACCGAGCCGTGCCGCCGGGCGCGCGGGGGAGCAGGTGCCGGTGCCGGTGCCGCCTCTGTCGTCCCCATCGTCTCTGCACCTTCCGCTCGTAGGTCACGTGTGACGACGCGCGCGTCCACGGCACGACGGTGCCACCGGTGCACGGATCCGGCGCGCTACGCGCGTTCGCCCGGTGTGTCGCGAAGAGGCCGTCCGAGGGTTTATGCGGAGCTGACACGGGACGCCGCCATCCGGGGGAAACTCGATGAATTCCAGGGGGGCCGGCGGGTAAACAGGAGGTGCGATTAGCGGCACTGACAGCAATTCCCGATAGCCCGTCAGGAGGTGCCTCTCGGACGCCTGTACGGGACCTCTTGGGGGCCTCCCGGCGGCCTCCGGGCGCTGTGACAGAAGTGTGACCCGCGGTGAACAGGGCCGGGACATCCCCGTGGTCCGCCGCCCTACCGCGGCCGTGACCAGGGGCATAGCGTGGGCGCCATGGCGACACCACCGAACCTGCCGACACCGTCCCCGAATCCCGACGACGACCCCGAGAACTACGTCGGCCTGGCCGCCGCCGACGCCGAGGAGCGGGCCAGGGACCGCGGCTGGACCACGGTCCGCTCGCTGCCCCCGGGGGCCATCATCACCATGGAGTTCATGGGCGGACGGCTCAACTTCACCGTCCAGGACGGCCGGGTCACGCGCTCCTGGGTCGGCTAGTACGGGTCAGCCGCCCGCGCGCGCCTGCGGCCGGCCGCCGGGACGGTCCGACTGCGGCGGGCGGCGGTGGCCGGCCGGGGTGACGGGAGGGCGCTCGTGCCGCGTGGTGTGCGGGCGCGGCGCCAGGTGCGGCCAGGTGTCGGGCCGGGCGGCGGTGCCGGAGCCCGAACTGACCCGGGCCATCTCCCTGGTGCTCGGTGCGCCGGTGCCCGTGGGGCGCTGCGAGACGATCGACACGCGCGTGGCCAGCGGCGACAGCGAGGCCGGCGCGGACGGTCCGGCGGCCGGCGAGCCGCGCAGCCGGTCGCGCAGGTGCAGCAGCCACGCCTCCGCTCGGGCCACGCCGGGCTCGAACCAGGGCAGGGCCAGCAGCACCAGCAGGCCGGCGACCCAGCCGAGGAGTACGTCGCTGAGCCAGTGCGTACCGAGGTAGACGGTCGTGCCGCCGACGCCCAGCGCCACCATCGCGCAGACCACGGAGGCGGTCCTGCGAGCCCGCGGCGTCGTCGCCAGATAGGCCACGACACCCCAGGTCACGACGGCGTTCGCGGTGTGACCCGAAGGGAATATATCGCCGCCGGCCCACATCTCGTTCGAGCCGATCTGGGTGGCGTAGTGCGGGCCGAGCCGGCCCATGCCGATCTTCGCCGCGCCGACCGTGACGTTCAGCAGGAGCAGCGAGCCTGCCAGCATGAACAGCGGGCGCAGGGTGTGCTGCCGCCAGGCGCGCCAGCCGAGCCAGGCCAGCACGGCGACGGCGGTGGGGGCGCGCTGCCCGAGCACCACGAAGTAGTCCAGGAAGGCGTGGAACTCCGGCCACTGCTTGTACGGCCGGAAGAGCATCAGTTGCCAGTCGAGGTGCACCAGCCACGACGTGGTCACGACGCCCGCGACGATCGCCGCGTAGACGGCCAGCGACGACCAGAACAGCCACAGCCGGGTCCTGGTCATACGCGGCTGCCGGCCGCTGTGTGTGGTCGGACGCTCCGCTCCCTGCGGACGTCTCTCTTCGGTTCGCACGGAATCGACGCTACATCGCCGACTGCCGCGGATTGACCAATCGGCCGGATTTGTAATGCCTATGTGATGTGGACTGTGTCGTCAACGGCGGTTACCCCACTGCCATTTCAGGACTCATGTCTTCCGCTTTCTGGGAATATCTGAGTGCGGCCAATCGGTCAATTGTTTTTCGCGCTCCTCCGTTTATCGGAGATTCGCCGTGCCGTTGCGGACCGTTCGCCTGACGGACGACCCGGCTGTGGTGTGACGGGCGTCACGCATCGTGAACAATGCCCTCAACCAGTGACTTCCCGGACCGGGGGCGCGCAATCATGGCACGTCAGCAGACCCGTTCCGGCACGAGGGTGACCGGAGGGGACAGCGGCGGGCGGGAAGGTGCCGGGCCCGGGAACGGTCCTGCCTCCGCCGCCACCCCGTGGCGCCGTCACCTCAACGGGTAGTGCCGCCACCTGCATCCGGAGGACTCGCGTACGCTGTCGACTCGCGCGAGTCCGGGAGGTGCGTAGATGTCAGGGACGGCCACGGCCACGAGCCCGCCGCGGGACGTTCCCGGCGCCCACGTCGGCGGTGCCGGACGCTGGACCGTGCTGGCCGTCCTCTGCTCCAGCCTGCTGCTCGTCGCCCTCGACGCGACCGTCCTGCACGTCGCCGTCCCCGCGCTCACGGAAGACCTCAAGCCCGGCGCCGTCGACCTGCTGTGGATCGTCGACGCCTACCCCCTCGTCGCCGCCTCCCTGCTGATCCTCTTCGGCACCCTCGGCGACCGCGTCGGCCGCCGCCGCGTGCTGCTCCTCGGCTACGCGATCTTCGGCCTGGCCTCCGCGCTCGCCGCCGCGGCGAGCGACCCGCACGTGCTGATCGCCGCCCGCGCCCTCCTCGGCGTCGGCGGCGCCATGATCATGCCCGCCACGCTGTCGATCCTGCGCCAGGTCTTCCCCGACCGCCGCGAGCGCGCCGCGGCGATCGGGCTGTGGAGCGCCACCGCCGCCGTGGGCGCGGCCATCGGGCCGCTGCTCGGCGGCTTCCTGCTGGAGCACTTCTGGTGGGGCTCGGTCTTCCTGATCAACATCCCGCTGATGGTGATCGCCGTGCCCGTCGGCCGCTGGCTGCTGCCGGAGTCCACCGCCGACCGGGCGGGACCCTGGGACGTCCTCGGCGCGCTGATCGCCGCCGTCGGCCTCTTCGGCGTCGTCCTCGGGCTCAAGCAGGCGGGCGCGGGCGACGGGCCGCTGCACCCGGCCGTCGTCGCGCCGCTGCTCCTCGGCGGCGCCCTGCTCGTCCTCTTCGTCCGCAGGCAGCGCCGCCGCGCCCACCCCCTCGTCGACTTCGACGTCATCTCCTGCCGGTCCTTCGGCACCGCCGTCGGCTGCATCGTGCTCGCGCTCCTGGCCCTCGTGGGGCTGCAGCTCGTCGCCGTGCAGTACATGCAGCTCGTCCTCGGCCTCAGCCCGCTGGAGACCGGGCTGCGGCTGATCCCGCTGACCGTCGCCGCCGTGGCCGCGGGCCTCGCCGGCTCCCGGATGGTCGCCAGGCTCGGCCCGCGCGCCATGGTCGCCCTCGGCTTCCTGGTCACCGCCGTCGCCGTCACCGGGCTGATCAGCCTGGGCGAGGAGGACCGGCCGCTGGTGCTGTGCGCGGGCTTCGTGCTGCTGGGGTACGGGCTGGAGACGACCATCTTCGGCGCGTACGAGTCGATGCTCAGCGAGACGCCCGCGGAGCAGGCCGGCGGGGTCGCGGCCATCGGCGAGACCTCGTACCAGCTCGGTGCGGGCATCGGCATAGCGCTCCTCGGCAGCGTCATGAACGCCGTCTACCGGCCCGCGCTCGGCACCGTGCCCGGCGTGCCGTCGAGCGCCAGTGACGCGGCGGGCAACTCGCTCGGCGAGGCGTACGAGACCGCGGCCGAGCTGGGCGGCGCGGCGGGGGCCACGCTGCGGGACGCCGCGCGGGACGCGTTCGTGCAGGGCATGCACGTCACGCTGGCCGTCAGCGCCGGGCTGCTGCTGCTCGGTGCGCTCACGGCGCTGCGGCTGCCGCGGTCGATGGAGTGCGGTGAGCCCGGCGAGGCGGGCGGCGGCCCGGCGAAGGGCGCAGGCGAGGCGGCGGGCGCCGGTCCCGTGGCGCCGCTCGGGGTGCGCCGGCAGCGGGGTGCGGCGGACGGCGTGCGGGACGGCGGCGGGCGGGGGCGGAAGCGGGGTGCGGGGCCCGGGCGCGTACGGCGTGTGCAAGACGTCACGCCGCGCGCGGAGAGGCTGGACGACGCCGAATACGCGCAAGTAGCGTCGGGCCGTGACCCCGAGGGACCGCCGGAGGACGACAGCCATGGGCTCAAGCACTACGCCGCCGTTCAACCCCGCCGATCCGCTGGGAGTTGACGACCTCCTCGGCCCCGAGGACCTCGCCGTCCGCGACACCGTGCGCGGCTGGGCCGCCGACCGCGTGCTGCCGCACATCGCCGACTGGTACGAGCGCGGCGAACTGCCCGGCATCCGCGAACTGGCCCGCGAGCTGGGTGCGATGGGCGCCCTGGGCATGTCGCTCACGGGCTACGGCTGCGCCGGCGCCTCCGCCGTGCAGTACGGGCTGGCCTGCCTGGAGCTGGAGGCCGCCGACTCCGGCATCCGCTCGCTGGTCTCCGTGCAGGGCTCGCTCGCGATGTACGCCATCTGGCGGTTCGGCTCCGAGGAGCAGAAGCAGCGGTGGCTGCCGCGGATGGCCACCGGCGAGGTCATCGGCTGCTTCGGCCTGACCGAGCCGGACCACGGCTCCGACCCGGCCGGGATGCGCACGTACGCGAAGCGCGACGGCACCGACTGGGTGCTGACCGGACGCAAGATGTGGATCACCAACGGCACGGTGGCCGGCGTCGCCGTCGTGTGGGCCCGTACCGACGACGGCATCCGCGGCTTCGCCGTGCCCACGGACGCGCCCGGCTTCAGCGCGCCCGAGATCAAGCACAAGTGGTCGCTGCGCGCATCGGTCACCGCCGAGCTGGTCCTCGACGAGGTGCGGCTGCCCGCCGACGCGGTGCTGCCGGAGGCCACCGGGCTGCGCGGCCCGCTGAGCTGCCTGACGCACGCCCGCTACGGGATCGTCTGGGGCGCCATGGGCGCGGCCCGCGCCTCCTTCGACGCGGCGCTCGACTACGCCCGTACCCGCGAGCAGTTCGGCAAGCCCATCGGCGGCTTCCAGCTCACCCAGGCCAAGCTCGCCGACATGGCCGTCGAGCTGCACAAGGGCGTGCTGCTCGCGCACCACCTCGGTACGCGGATGGACGCCGGCACGCTGCGCCCGGAGCAGGTCAGCTTCGGCAAGCTCAACAACGTCCGCGAGGCGATCGAGATCTGCCGGACGGCCCGCACGATCCTCGGGGCGAACGGCATCTCGCTGGAGTACCCGGTGATGCGGCACGCCACGAACCTGGAGTCGGTGCTGACGTACGAGGGCACGGTGGAGATGCACCAGCTCGTGCTGGGCAAGGCGCTGACGGGGCTGGACGCGTTCCGGGGCTGAGCCGTACGGCCCAGCCCCGGTCTTCCGCGGTCGTCGTCTTCTTCGGTGGACTTCTGCTACGGCCCGTCGCGTCAGCTCTGGTTGAAGAACCCGCCCTGCGTGGAGCGGGGCACCTCGCCCGGCACGATCGCGTACTCCGCGGGGGTCAGCAGGAACACCCGCGTCGCCACCCGCTCGATGGAGCCGCGCAGCCCGAAGGTCAGCCCCGCCGCGAAGTCGACGACGCGCTTGGCGTCGGCGGCGTCCAGCATCGTGAGGTTCACGATGACGGGGACGCCCTCGCGGAAGAGCTCGCCGATTCCGCGCGCGTCGCGGAACCCGTCCGGCGACACGGTGGCGATTCGGCGCCCCTGCTCCTGGGCGACCTGGGACGCCACGCGCACGCGCGGGTCCGTCGTCCAGGCGGCGTCTGCCTGGGGGGTGTCCGCGCTGTCGTCTTCGTACCCGTCGTAGTAGCGCTCGTCTTCGTTGTCGTCGACGAGGCCGAGCCAGGCACTAGCCCTGCGTACCGATCCCATGACGCCTCCTCTCTCTCCCGCGGCGTGGGCTGTCCCCGGAGTCCGGGGAGGTCTGTCCGCTCACCTATGGTCATCCATGATGCGGATGATGTGCCAATCAGATAGAGGGCACGGGCCGGGTTCGTGACAGTACTGGCACAGAAACGGCTGTCGGTTCGTCAGAGTTCCCCCAGCGCAGGTGGTCTGACGGGGTGACAGGAGATTTCCGCGGGGCCGGACGGGTGTTTCGGCCACTACTCGGGTGGTTCCCGTGCTGTTCGAGTGGTCGGTGGCCCGGCCTGGCCGGTCGGGCGGGGCCGGGGGCGCGTTTACGCCAACATGTGCCAGTGCCTACTTGTGCACACCTGTCATCGTCTGAATACTCTCAGCAGCGCTTGTCAGGGGCACGACGAAAATAAGGGGCCGCACCCCCACGGCCGGGTGCACCGATGCCGGCCGGGCGAGCCCTTCCGTGTTTTCTCCGCCCCGTGGCTGCGCCTCACGGACCTGCCCGCCGGCGGGTCCCCGAGCACACTCGGAGGATTGAGTGAGGATCAAGCGCACACCCCCACTGAGCGGCACCAAGAAGCGACTGCGGCTGGTCGCCGCGCTGACCGCCGCCCTGGCCGGCGCCGCGCTCGCGGTACCGGCGTCGGGCGCCGCCCAGCAGCCCGAGGGCTTCAGCGCCGCGACCCTGGCCAGAGCCGACGACGCGGTGCTCGCCGCCGACATCGGCGGCACCGCCTGGGGCGTCGACAAGAAGACCGGCACCCTCGTCGTCAGCGTCGACGAGACGGTGACGAACGCCGAGGTGGCCCGCATCAAGCGGACCGCCGGTGCCGACGCGGGCGCCCTGCGGATCGAGCGCATGAAGGGCAAGCTCCAGCGGTACATCGACGGCGGCCAGGCCATCTACGCCTCCGGCTGGCGCTGCTCGCTCGGCTTCAACGTCCGCAGCGGCACCACGTACTACTTCGTCACCGCCGGCCACTGCACCGACGGCGCGGGCACCTGGTGGAGCAACTCCGCCCGCACCTCCACCATCGGCCCGACCGCCGGGTCGAGCTTCCCGACGAACGACTACGGGCTGGTCAGGTACAGCAACACGGCGCAGACCCACCCGGGCACCGTGAACCTGTACAACGGCACCAGCCAGGACATCACCAGCGCCGCCAACGCGACCGTCGGCCAGGCCGTCAAGCGCAGCGGCTCCACCACGGGCGTCCACAGCGGGAGCGTCACGGCGCTGAACCAGACCGTGAACTACGGCGGCGGCGACATCGTCTACGGCATGGTCCGCACGAACGTGTGCGCCGAGCCCGGCGACTCCGGCGGCGCGCTGTTCTCCGGCACGACGGCCCTCGGCCTGACGTCCGGCGGCAGCGGCAACTGCACGAGCGGCGGCACGACGTTCTTCCAGCCGGTCGTGGAGGCGCTGAACGCCTACGGGGTGAGCGTCTACTGACCCTCGGCGTCCGTTGAACCCGATGCACGGGGCCTGAGCGCCCCGGCCGCCGCCCCCGCCCGGACCCCCACCGGGCGGGGGCGGTGCGGGTCCCGGGGGGCCGATCGGGGGACTGGCCGTGGGGGGTTCCGTCGCCGGTTTTTCCCGGTTTTTCCAGGGTTCGCGGCGGTTTCCCAGGGCTCGTCCGCCACTGGCCCGGTTCCCAGCAGTATCTCCCCTCCCGGCAGCGGGGCTACCGTTGAGGGGAGAACGGCTGACTCCCACGCGACGCAGGGGGCCGTGATGATCGCAGGACTGATCGCAGCGGCGGTGACCATCGCCTGTCTCGGGGCCATCTATGCGCTGGCCGGGGCCCGGGTGGTCAAACAGTACGAGCGGGGGTTGGTCTTCCGGCTCGGCCGGCTCAGGCCCGGTGTCCGCGGGCCCGGCTTCGCGATGATCGTCCCGTTCGTGGACCGGATGCGTAAGGTCAACATGCAGATCGTGACCCTGCCCATCCCCGCCCAGGAGGGCATCACCCGCGACAACGTGACGGTCCGCGTCGACGCGGTCGTGTACTTCAAGGTCGTGGCCCCTGCCGACGCCGTCGTGCAGGTCGAGGACTACCGCTTCGCGGTCTCCCAGATGGCCCAGACCTCGCTGCGGTCGATCATCGGCAAGAGCGAGCTGGACGACCTGCTCTCCAACCGCGAGAAGCTCAACCAGGGCCTGGAGCTGATGATCGACAGCCCGGCCGTGGAGTGGGGCGTGACCATCGACCGGGTCGAGATCAAGGACGTGTCGCTGCCCGAGACCATGAAGCGCTCCATGGCCCGGCAGGCGGAGGCGGCGCGGGACCGGCGCGCGCGGGTCATCAACGCCGATGCCGAGTTGCAGGCGTCCCGGAAGCTGGCGCAGGCGGCGGCCCAGATGTCGGAGCACCCGGCGGCGCTGCAGTTGCGGCTGCTGCAGACGGTGGTGTCGGTGGCGGCGGAGAAGAACTCGACGCTGGTGCTGCCGTTCCCGGTGGAGCTGCTGCGGTTCCTGGAGCGGGGGCAGCCGGGCGTGGCGGGGCCGGCGCAGGCACCGGCCGGCAGCCCTGCCCCTCAGGCGCCGCCGGCGGCGGTGGACGGTGCGGGGGCTGCGGCGGACGCGGGCGCGGGCGAGGACGAGGACGTGCCGGCGCCGGTGGACTCGATCGACCCGCTGCGCGGGGTGGAGCAGATGGAGCTGGGCGATTCGGTGGCCCCCGCGGGCCGGCCGGAGGAGGTGGACCCGGGAGACACCGCGTCGGCGGAGGAACTGGAGCCGCCGCGGCCGGACCGGGCGGACCCGGAGCGCTGACGGGCGCGGTCGTACGTCGTACGGGCCCGGTGGCACGTTGTACGGGCCGGGAGGCGCCGCCCGCCGCCCCGGGGTGGCCGGCGGGCGCGTACCGGTGACCAGGGTGCCGGGCGGTGCGGCGGCGCGCGGGTGGATTCGCTGAGAGCAGGGCGGCGCGGCAGCCGGGGGAGTGGCGCCCGTACGGCAGGTGTCAGCGTTCGACGCGGGCCTCCTGCCAGGCGCGGGCCAGGATCTCGTCCGCCGTCTCCGCCGGCGTCTGGTCCGAGGTGTCCAGCCACAGCCCGAGGCGCGGGGTCTCGGCGCGCAGCACGCCGTCCAGCTCCCGTACGCCCCACGCGGCCCCGTACGCCGTCTTCGCCCGCCCCGCCTCGCGGGCCGCCACCGCCGCCGGGCGCGGCGCCAGGACGACGACGAGCAGCGGGTCCGTACGGAACAGGGCCGTGGTCCGCGGCAGCTCGGCGCCCAGCACCACGTCCTGGGCCACCGCCGTGAACCCCGCCGCCGCGTAGGCGTCCGCCGTACGGGCCATCAGCCCGTACCGCAGCCGCAACTGCCGCAGCGCCTCCGGCGACCCCTCCGGCGTCATCCCGGCGCGTCCGCCGACGACCATCCGGCGGAAGACGTCGCCGCGCACGTGCGCCGAGCGCGGCAGCCGTTCGGCGATCAACTGGGCGACGGTGGACTTGCCGGCGGCCTGGACGCCGGTCAGCAGCAGGACCGCCGGGGTGTCGGGGAAA from Streptomyces sp. CMB-StM0423 includes the following:
- a CDS encoding AAA family ATPase; the protein is MGHLPAVVRIVATLTRASTPDVPAAFRGAAIFPDTPAVLLLTGVQAAGKSTVAQLIAERLPRSAHVRGDVFRRMVVGGRAGMTPEGSPEALRQLRLRYGLMARTADAYAAAGFTAVAQDVVLGAELPRTTALFRTDPLLVVVLAPRPAAVAAREAGRAKTAYGAAWGVRELDGVLRAETPRLGLWLDTSDQTPAETADEILARAWQEARVER
- a CDS encoding slipin family protein, which translates into the protein MIAGLIAAAVTIACLGAIYALAGARVVKQYERGLVFRLGRLRPGVRGPGFAMIVPFVDRMRKVNMQIVTLPIPAQEGITRDNVTVRVDAVVYFKVVAPADAVVQVEDYRFAVSQMAQTSLRSIIGKSELDDLLSNREKLNQGLELMIDSPAVEWGVTIDRVEIKDVSLPETMKRSMARQAEAARDRRARVINADAELQASRKLAQAAAQMSEHPAALQLRLLQTVVSVAAEKNSTLVLPFPVELLRFLERGQPGVAGPAQAPAGSPAPQAPPAAVDGAGAAADAGAGEDEDVPAPVDSIDPLRGVEQMELGDSVAPAGRPEEVDPGDTASAEELEPPRPDRADPER